From a region of the Procambarus clarkii isolate CNS0578487 chromosome 2, FALCON_Pclarkii_2.0, whole genome shotgun sequence genome:
- the LOC123762334 gene encoding GDNF-inducible zinc finger protein 1 isoform X2, which translates to MVDICIKSVGGKGLRDHEITGRHKQKANDRPLPPPPPQLNNAVYPVLEVEAGVEQHGGELLGSPRPATPQTPNTPLSTHRDDLPHPQTPLLDFGTQLPTTTSQSSASKSTGPPARTAIVQPKVGESLVIEYDDPNKCNTTLPPASKSTNGPTVSIKRETEENVTVTTDDLTCNVCGQEYAQWTQLKKHLVDHILMAQNSADPKTKVNTRGRGRTPSSKNSGRPPRAVKAMALNQQKPVADPDESSKTKRRGRPPGSRNKSRTTSSNPQVNHPLPRRTVRQRTVQRVSTVQEDAVDDPLCVESDACEMTVNDSHITVKEHKEEEELEEEEASEEEANDIPGCEDEADGSGKRKPGPLQCRVCRVVFYNRGELREHQRSEHNNGRPYQCSHCQKFFTTKNHMEVHVRHKHTSGPNPCQCAMCGKVLSSRTNLRIHMRIHKGERPFECPVCHKAFSRKANMEMHLVYHTGERRFTCEICGQSFFAINALKRHTKLHTGERDYACEICGATYVTGTDLRRHRLKHDEVKPFPCQLCEKQFTRSHDLKVHVRYHNKELRYTCDVCNKQFVESGNYKRHMRRHTGERPYTCGICLLTFSQVHHLKTHLRTNHSEEASASEESSQGATSGRGRLPPHRNPRIPCRHIPKPPQMQQPPIHPSHGHPHPHSHLTPHPHGVGSGGTGVAVHSGQPISPPMAHSGTVPGSVASTHTTQIPASGGVNHPAAMSGFLHGYNSHIYNHSVMPHYPALFDMCPPQNCVNHLPTH; encoded by the exons ATGGTAGACATCTGCATTAAGTCAGTTGGTGGTAAAGGCCTTCGTGATCATGAGATTACTGGACGCCATAAACAGAAGGCTAATGATCGTCCacttccaccacctcctcctcagcTTAATAA TGCTGTATATCCTGTGTTGGAGGTTGAGGCAGGCGTTGAACAACATGGAGGAGAACTCCTTGGCTCACCCCGTCCTGCAACACCACAGACTCCAAACACTCCTCTAAGCACTCACAGGGATGACTTGCCCCATCCTCAAACACCATTACTTGACTTTGGAACTCAGCTTCCAACGACCACTTCACAGTCATCAGCTTCCAAGTCGACTGGGCCTCCTGCCCGTACTGCCATAGTTCAGCCAAAG GTTGGAGAGTCGTTGGTTATTGAATATGATGACCCTAATAAATGTAACACAACGTTGCCACCAGCatcaaaatcaacaaatggaccaaCTGTATCAATAAAGAGAGAAACAGAAGAGAATGTAACTGTGACCACAGATGACCTGACATGTAATGTGTGCGGCCAAGAGTATGCACAGTGGACACAACTCAAAAAGCACCTTGTGGATCATATTCTTATGGCACAAAATTCTGCCGATCCTAAAACTAAG GTGAATACACGAGGGAGAGGTAGAACCCCAAGCAGCAAGAATTCTGGTCGACCACCTCGAGCAGTCAAGGCCATGGCACTGAACCAACAAAAACCT GTGGCTGACCCAGACGAATCATCAAAAACAAAGCGACGTGGACGGCCTCCTGGTAGCCGCAACAAAAGTCGTACCACTTCATCAAACCCACAGGTAAATCATCCATTACCAAGAAGAACTGTCCGTCAACGCACAGTACAAAGGGTCAGCACAGTCCAGGAGGATGCTGTAGATGATCCTCTCTGTGTAGAATCTGATGCTTGTGAGATGACTGTCAATGATAGTCATATAACAGTTAAGGAAcataaagaagaagaagaattagaAGAGGAAGAGGCAAG TGAAGAAGAAGCAAATGACATCCCTGGTTGTGAAGATGAAGCAGATGGGTCTGGAAAGAGGAAACCTGGTCCACTTCAGTGTcgtgtttgtcgtgttgtgttctACAATAG AGGTGAATTGAGAGAGCATCAGCGATCAGAGCATAATAATGGGCGGCCATACCAATGCAGCCACTGCCAAAAATTCTTCACAACCAAAAATCACATGGAGGTTCATGTACGGCATAAGCACACTTCGGGGCCAAATCCTTGTCAGTGTGCAATGTGTGGCAAGGTCCTCTCTTCCCGAACCAACCTAAGAATACACATGCGAATACATAAAG GAGAACGTCCATTTGAATGTCCTGTGTGTCATAAAGCATTTAGTCGAAAAGCCAACATGGAAATGCATCTTGTTTACCACACTGGAGAACGGCGCTTTACCTGTGAAATTTGTGGTCAGTCATTTTTTGCAATCAATGCTCTCAAAAGGCACACAAAGTTACACACAG GTGAACGGGATTATGCTTGTGAGATCTGTGGAGCTACTTATGTGACGGGAACTGATTTGCGGCGTCATAGATTGAAACACGATGAAGTTAAGCCATTTCCCTGCCAGCTttgtgaaaaacagtttacacgctCCCATGACCTTAAA GTACATGTGAGGTACCACAACAAAGAACTTCGTTATACCTGTGATGTCTGCAATAAGCAGTTTGTGGAATCTGGTAACTACAAGCGCCATATGAGGCGACACACTGGAGAGAGGCCTTACACATGTGGTATCTGTCTTCTTACATTTTCACAG gttcATCATTTGAAAACCCATTTGCGTACAAACCACAGTGAAGAGGCAAGTGCTAGTGAAGAAAGTTCCCAGGGAGCTACTAGTGGGCGTGGAAGACTGCCACCACACCGTAACCCTAGGATACCATGCAGGCACATTCCAAAACCTCCTCAAATGCAACAACCACCTATTCATCCCAGCCACGGTCACCCTCATCCTCATTCCCATCTGACACCCCACCCTCATGGAGTCGGAAGTGGTGGCACTGGGGTAGCTGTACACTCTGGTCAGCCAATATCTCCTCCCATGGCTCATTCTGGCACTGTACCTGGGAGTGTAGCAtctacacacaccacccagatccCTGCTTCAGGTGGAGTGAACCATCCAGCAGCAATGTCGGGCTTCCTTCATGGGTACAACTCTCACATATACAACCACAGTGTGATGCCACATTATCCTGCACTCTTTGATATGTGTCCACCACAGAACTGTGTTAATCATCTTCCAACACATTAA
- the LOC123762334 gene encoding GDNF-inducible zinc finger protein 1 isoform X1, protein MSVFIAGEEADNPQQTRCRKKYETKYSVKYESEYEWVGPSSKGETYALCRWCMVDICIKSVGGKGLRDHEITGRHKQKANDRPLPPPPPQLNNAVYPVLEVEAGVEQHGGELLGSPRPATPQTPNTPLSTHRDDLPHPQTPLLDFGTQLPTTTSQSSASKSTGPPARTAIVQPKVGESLVIEYDDPNKCNTTLPPASKSTNGPTVSIKRETEENVTVTTDDLTCNVCGQEYAQWTQLKKHLVDHILMAQNSADPKTKVNTRGRGRTPSSKNSGRPPRAVKAMALNQQKPVADPDESSKTKRRGRPPGSRNKSRTTSSNPQVNHPLPRRTVRQRTVQRVSTVQEDAVDDPLCVESDACEMTVNDSHITVKEHKEEEELEEEEASEEEANDIPGCEDEADGSGKRKPGPLQCRVCRVVFYNRGELREHQRSEHNNGRPYQCSHCQKFFTTKNHMEVHVRHKHTSGPNPCQCAMCGKVLSSRTNLRIHMRIHKGERPFECPVCHKAFSRKANMEMHLVYHTGERRFTCEICGQSFFAINALKRHTKLHTGERDYACEICGATYVTGTDLRRHRLKHDEVKPFPCQLCEKQFTRSHDLKVHVRYHNKELRYTCDVCNKQFVESGNYKRHMRRHTGERPYTCGICLLTFSQVHHLKTHLRTNHSEEASASEESSQGATSGRGRLPPHRNPRIPCRHIPKPPQMQQPPIHPSHGHPHPHSHLTPHPHGVGSGGTGVAVHSGQPISPPMAHSGTVPGSVASTHTTQIPASGGVNHPAAMSGFLHGYNSHIYNHSVMPHYPALFDMCPPQNCVNHLPTH, encoded by the exons TGTTAAATATGAAAGCGAATATGAATGGGTTGGGCCATCATCAAAGGGCGAGACGTATGCTCTGTGCCGCTGGTGCATGGTAGACATCTGCATTAAGTCAGTTGGTGGTAAAGGCCTTCGTGATCATGAGATTACTGGACGCCATAAACAGAAGGCTAATGATCGTCCacttccaccacctcctcctcagcTTAATAA TGCTGTATATCCTGTGTTGGAGGTTGAGGCAGGCGTTGAACAACATGGAGGAGAACTCCTTGGCTCACCCCGTCCTGCAACACCACAGACTCCAAACACTCCTCTAAGCACTCACAGGGATGACTTGCCCCATCCTCAAACACCATTACTTGACTTTGGAACTCAGCTTCCAACGACCACTTCACAGTCATCAGCTTCCAAGTCGACTGGGCCTCCTGCCCGTACTGCCATAGTTCAGCCAAAG GTTGGAGAGTCGTTGGTTATTGAATATGATGACCCTAATAAATGTAACACAACGTTGCCACCAGCatcaaaatcaacaaatggaccaaCTGTATCAATAAAGAGAGAAACAGAAGAGAATGTAACTGTGACCACAGATGACCTGACATGTAATGTGTGCGGCCAAGAGTATGCACAGTGGACACAACTCAAAAAGCACCTTGTGGATCATATTCTTATGGCACAAAATTCTGCCGATCCTAAAACTAAG GTGAATACACGAGGGAGAGGTAGAACCCCAAGCAGCAAGAATTCTGGTCGACCACCTCGAGCAGTCAAGGCCATGGCACTGAACCAACAAAAACCT GTGGCTGACCCAGACGAATCATCAAAAACAAAGCGACGTGGACGGCCTCCTGGTAGCCGCAACAAAAGTCGTACCACTTCATCAAACCCACAGGTAAATCATCCATTACCAAGAAGAACTGTCCGTCAACGCACAGTACAAAGGGTCAGCACAGTCCAGGAGGATGCTGTAGATGATCCTCTCTGTGTAGAATCTGATGCTTGTGAGATGACTGTCAATGATAGTCATATAACAGTTAAGGAAcataaagaagaagaagaattagaAGAGGAAGAGGCAAG TGAAGAAGAAGCAAATGACATCCCTGGTTGTGAAGATGAAGCAGATGGGTCTGGAAAGAGGAAACCTGGTCCACTTCAGTGTcgtgtttgtcgtgttgtgttctACAATAG AGGTGAATTGAGAGAGCATCAGCGATCAGAGCATAATAATGGGCGGCCATACCAATGCAGCCACTGCCAAAAATTCTTCACAACCAAAAATCACATGGAGGTTCATGTACGGCATAAGCACACTTCGGGGCCAAATCCTTGTCAGTGTGCAATGTGTGGCAAGGTCCTCTCTTCCCGAACCAACCTAAGAATACACATGCGAATACATAAAG GAGAACGTCCATTTGAATGTCCTGTGTGTCATAAAGCATTTAGTCGAAAAGCCAACATGGAAATGCATCTTGTTTACCACACTGGAGAACGGCGCTTTACCTGTGAAATTTGTGGTCAGTCATTTTTTGCAATCAATGCTCTCAAAAGGCACACAAAGTTACACACAG GTGAACGGGATTATGCTTGTGAGATCTGTGGAGCTACTTATGTGACGGGAACTGATTTGCGGCGTCATAGATTGAAACACGATGAAGTTAAGCCATTTCCCTGCCAGCTttgtgaaaaacagtttacacgctCCCATGACCTTAAA GTACATGTGAGGTACCACAACAAAGAACTTCGTTATACCTGTGATGTCTGCAATAAGCAGTTTGTGGAATCTGGTAACTACAAGCGCCATATGAGGCGACACACTGGAGAGAGGCCTTACACATGTGGTATCTGTCTTCTTACATTTTCACAG gttcATCATTTGAAAACCCATTTGCGTACAAACCACAGTGAAGAGGCAAGTGCTAGTGAAGAAAGTTCCCAGGGAGCTACTAGTGGGCGTGGAAGACTGCCACCACACCGTAACCCTAGGATACCATGCAGGCACATTCCAAAACCTCCTCAAATGCAACAACCACCTATTCATCCCAGCCACGGTCACCCTCATCCTCATTCCCATCTGACACCCCACCCTCATGGAGTCGGAAGTGGTGGCACTGGGGTAGCTGTACACTCTGGTCAGCCAATATCTCCTCCCATGGCTCATTCTGGCACTGTACCTGGGAGTGTAGCAtctacacacaccacccagatccCTGCTTCAGGTGGAGTGAACCATCCAGCAGCAATGTCGGGCTTCCTTCATGGGTACAACTCTCACATATACAACCACAGTGTGATGCCACATTATCCTGCACTCTTTGATATGTGTCCACCACAGAACTGTGTTAATCATCTTCCAACACATTAA
- the LOC123762334 gene encoding GDNF-inducible zinc finger protein 1 isoform X3, which translates to MSVFIAGEEADNPQQTRCRKKYETKYSAVYPVLEVEAGVEQHGGELLGSPRPATPQTPNTPLSTHRDDLPHPQTPLLDFGTQLPTTTSQSSASKSTGPPARTAIVQPKVGESLVIEYDDPNKCNTTLPPASKSTNGPTVSIKRETEENVTVTTDDLTCNVCGQEYAQWTQLKKHLVDHILMAQNSADPKTKVNTRGRGRTPSSKNSGRPPRAVKAMALNQQKPVADPDESSKTKRRGRPPGSRNKSRTTSSNPQVNHPLPRRTVRQRTVQRVSTVQEDAVDDPLCVESDACEMTVNDSHITVKEHKEEEELEEEEASEEEANDIPGCEDEADGSGKRKPGPLQCRVCRVVFYNRGELREHQRSEHNNGRPYQCSHCQKFFTTKNHMEVHVRHKHTSGPNPCQCAMCGKVLSSRTNLRIHMRIHKGERPFECPVCHKAFSRKANMEMHLVYHTGERRFTCEICGQSFFAINALKRHTKLHTGERDYACEICGATYVTGTDLRRHRLKHDEVKPFPCQLCEKQFTRSHDLKVHVRYHNKELRYTCDVCNKQFVESGNYKRHMRRHTGERPYTCGICLLTFSQVHHLKTHLRTNHSEEASASEESSQGATSGRGRLPPHRNPRIPCRHIPKPPQMQQPPIHPSHGHPHPHSHLTPHPHGVGSGGTGVAVHSGQPISPPMAHSGTVPGSVASTHTTQIPASGGVNHPAAMSGFLHGYNSHIYNHSVMPHYPALFDMCPPQNCVNHLPTH; encoded by the exons TGCTGTATATCCTGTGTTGGAGGTTGAGGCAGGCGTTGAACAACATGGAGGAGAACTCCTTGGCTCACCCCGTCCTGCAACACCACAGACTCCAAACACTCCTCTAAGCACTCACAGGGATGACTTGCCCCATCCTCAAACACCATTACTTGACTTTGGAACTCAGCTTCCAACGACCACTTCACAGTCATCAGCTTCCAAGTCGACTGGGCCTCCTGCCCGTACTGCCATAGTTCAGCCAAAG GTTGGAGAGTCGTTGGTTATTGAATATGATGACCCTAATAAATGTAACACAACGTTGCCACCAGCatcaaaatcaacaaatggaccaaCTGTATCAATAAAGAGAGAAACAGAAGAGAATGTAACTGTGACCACAGATGACCTGACATGTAATGTGTGCGGCCAAGAGTATGCACAGTGGACACAACTCAAAAAGCACCTTGTGGATCATATTCTTATGGCACAAAATTCTGCCGATCCTAAAACTAAG GTGAATACACGAGGGAGAGGTAGAACCCCAAGCAGCAAGAATTCTGGTCGACCACCTCGAGCAGTCAAGGCCATGGCACTGAACCAACAAAAACCT GTGGCTGACCCAGACGAATCATCAAAAACAAAGCGACGTGGACGGCCTCCTGGTAGCCGCAACAAAAGTCGTACCACTTCATCAAACCCACAGGTAAATCATCCATTACCAAGAAGAACTGTCCGTCAACGCACAGTACAAAGGGTCAGCACAGTCCAGGAGGATGCTGTAGATGATCCTCTCTGTGTAGAATCTGATGCTTGTGAGATGACTGTCAATGATAGTCATATAACAGTTAAGGAAcataaagaagaagaagaattagaAGAGGAAGAGGCAAG TGAAGAAGAAGCAAATGACATCCCTGGTTGTGAAGATGAAGCAGATGGGTCTGGAAAGAGGAAACCTGGTCCACTTCAGTGTcgtgtttgtcgtgttgtgttctACAATAG AGGTGAATTGAGAGAGCATCAGCGATCAGAGCATAATAATGGGCGGCCATACCAATGCAGCCACTGCCAAAAATTCTTCACAACCAAAAATCACATGGAGGTTCATGTACGGCATAAGCACACTTCGGGGCCAAATCCTTGTCAGTGTGCAATGTGTGGCAAGGTCCTCTCTTCCCGAACCAACCTAAGAATACACATGCGAATACATAAAG GAGAACGTCCATTTGAATGTCCTGTGTGTCATAAAGCATTTAGTCGAAAAGCCAACATGGAAATGCATCTTGTTTACCACACTGGAGAACGGCGCTTTACCTGTGAAATTTGTGGTCAGTCATTTTTTGCAATCAATGCTCTCAAAAGGCACACAAAGTTACACACAG GTGAACGGGATTATGCTTGTGAGATCTGTGGAGCTACTTATGTGACGGGAACTGATTTGCGGCGTCATAGATTGAAACACGATGAAGTTAAGCCATTTCCCTGCCAGCTttgtgaaaaacagtttacacgctCCCATGACCTTAAA GTACATGTGAGGTACCACAACAAAGAACTTCGTTATACCTGTGATGTCTGCAATAAGCAGTTTGTGGAATCTGGTAACTACAAGCGCCATATGAGGCGACACACTGGAGAGAGGCCTTACACATGTGGTATCTGTCTTCTTACATTTTCACAG gttcATCATTTGAAAACCCATTTGCGTACAAACCACAGTGAAGAGGCAAGTGCTAGTGAAGAAAGTTCCCAGGGAGCTACTAGTGGGCGTGGAAGACTGCCACCACACCGTAACCCTAGGATACCATGCAGGCACATTCCAAAACCTCCTCAAATGCAACAACCACCTATTCATCCCAGCCACGGTCACCCTCATCCTCATTCCCATCTGACACCCCACCCTCATGGAGTCGGAAGTGGTGGCACTGGGGTAGCTGTACACTCTGGTCAGCCAATATCTCCTCCCATGGCTCATTCTGGCACTGTACCTGGGAGTGTAGCAtctacacacaccacccagatccCTGCTTCAGGTGGAGTGAACCATCCAGCAGCAATGTCGGGCTTCCTTCATGGGTACAACTCTCACATATACAACCACAGTGTGATGCCACATTATCCTGCACTCTTTGATATGTGTCCACCACAGAACTGTGTTAATCATCTTCCAACACATTAA